In the Uranotaenia lowii strain MFRU-FL chromosome 1, ASM2978415v1, whole genome shotgun sequence genome, tagaaaaaaagaaaaagattcttgttcgcaagAAGAACCAGATTGTCACCCCCCTGGAGAAAACTTGGCGGCCCGCATGGAGCAGTATCATACACTAACGATCTCtattatcttcttcccaagacacccaaaagattTCCTTTATcgtttttggattattaatgaaCGATTATACTAatcgttttttcatgaaatggaatcgtttagacacaaataacgatacagggaacgggttgttaagtaaataaacgattcaattttttgcttttttcttttccaaaacGGACGTGACCTGAGTAGTACGATACGTGTAATCTTTAcctaatgatattttttgggCAATGTGACGATAGAAGGCATCGTTTAGTaatatttaaaagataaaaaaccaTCTAGGCAGGACGATTCGGGGTATCCTTGGTAATGAATAGgaatataaataaattcgatagtaaaaatgtaaaatataagttttattttattttattataattaaaatagtcattttatagtagttacaaacatatttcctataataacttaaaaatccTATATAAaatgtggttttgaaaataaactttctaGGCTGATATAAACGTTCAACTACTTCGCAGAatcttttgattgaaaaaataaaataaaaactattttcataGTAATACTTTAAAtctgaagtttaaatttaagaattaaaataaaatttaaaaaaacttatttttcagtTAGAATTTCGATGTTAGTTAGTTTTTAGTACAACCGTGattgttttctgaaaaatagtaaTTAGTTCTTCGTTCAACGATTTCCCCTATACATGAGGTGTAGGATAATATGTCTGTGTGATGATTGAAATgaccacaaaatttgaacatcTGATTCGAAAACATTTTAGGTGAAATTattgttgtttaaaaacaacatttttaccggtttaaaaaaataatttcatccaaaCCACTTGGTTGAATATActgttaaaaattcaataaaaagatTCATCTTCCAGGGGTCTAATCTGTAGCACTCTGTAGTTAAAttaaaagcaataatttttatatCGAATTTTGTTGATCATACTAGATAACCAATTGAATCTTAAGTATAGAGTCGTGAATAAATCAAAAGTCGAAAAACGACTTTTATCTAAATAacacacttttttatttttcatgtttcatcaGCTGGAAATTGGCAAGGCGTTTCGGCATAAGGAAAACAGTAACGTTTCCATTAGTTGAATGTAATATTTTGCgaacttttaaatattgttttcctATGTTGAAGTtctaataattgaaaattttatgatataCTTACATCCCTCTACAGCACCTTGTACCGCGATTTGTTGATAATATGATGTGAAGAGGCTTGCAGCTTAAGCAGCTCTTCCTTGATTAGTCGCGTAATTTCCCGCTTCGCCTTGGTCACCGCCAGCTCGTTGCAACTCTCGATGGCCAGATAAAGTTTACGTTCGCCTTCAGGTGGGTTCTTACCTGGAGGCACATAAGTACCGCGCACCGTGAGACCAGCCTCGGAGTATTCCGAAATTTGAGCCAGCGCTTCCTGAAAGCAGAAACAAATTTAGATTAAAAGATTCATCGGgagaaaacttaaaaagtcTACCTTTGACGTGACTTTCCATCGAGCTTGCTGGGGGAAATCGTTGATTTCCAGCTCTTCCTCGTACTTTCGGAAGACCGTTTCATTTGATTCAGGGGCCGGTTCTTCTTCGTCCTTGGGTTGATAATTCAGTTTGTTATTCAATTTTGCTGCCAGCTGTTCAGCGACAGTCTTGGCCGTAATAAGCTGCTGAGTATTGCCACCTTTGAGAATAGCTTCTGCAGCTTGCTGAGTTGCGCCTTTGGCTTCCAAGCCGAAATTTTTCTGCATATTGATTCGAGAAGCCAGCCTTTTGGCCAATTCCAACTTGTCTGAGTTAGTCGTGGTTGGTACTGGGGCTGCAATCGTTTGCGTTATAACTGGGGCTTCTACTTCCTTAACAATTCGCTTGGTAGCGAACATGCTCTCGATGTGCTGATCAATATCCTGTTCTAGGTCATCCTCATCATCTGAATCCTGCAGACCCAATGCTGCCTTCTGTAACTTTTTACGTTCGTTGACAGCAGCAGCCTCTTGTTCATCGAATTTGAACCCTTTGCCACTGAAACCACCCCCTGTGTGGACGGTTTTGCCCTGGGCTTCTTGAGCCGTCTTGTACGTTTCCCAGAGAATTCGCAAATCGTCTGGAATGGTGCCGCCTGAAAGCTCTAATGCCCTTACAATTTCACCGGCAAACCGCCCCTGATCATGAGTTAGGAATGTCCATGCGAATCCCTTGTTCCCAGCTCGACCTGTTCGTCCGcatctaaaataacaaaactaatccttaaatttttcatttcaataaatgTGTTTCTATCATGTACCTGTGAACGTAATCCTCGTAATGATTGGGACAGTCATAGTTAACCACGAGAATGAGTTGCTTCACATCCAAACCTCTTGCTGCCACCGGAGTCGCAATAAGCAGTTTGACACGACCCTGCTTAAAATCAATGATAGTCGAGTCACGATCAAATTGATCAATGCCACCGTGTAAACTCATGCAGGGATAGGAAGCTTTCATCAGGTCCTTCAGTAAAATATCAGCATTTTCCTGTTTATCGACGAATACTATGATGCTACCAAGTTCTTGGTATAAACCGAGCAGTTCCAGCAGTTTGAAGAACTTAGTGTCTTCTTCTAAAACAACAACATGCTGTTCAACGTCTTTACAAACTACAGAGCGACCTCCGACCTGAATTTCAATAGGCTTCTGGAGAATTAGCCTTGCTAGTGCCTCCATTTGCCGTGGAAATGTCGCACTGAACATAACGGTTTGTCGATCAGGTCGAACGTTGTCAATGATTCTCATTACTTGAGGTTCAAAACCCATGTCAAACATGCGATCTGCTTCGTCCAACACTACGTAGGTGACCCGTCGAAGATTTGTCACCCGACCAGAATTGGCTGCCAACATATCAATCATTCGACCTGGAGTACAAACTATGATTTCTGCGCCCCGCTTCAGTTCTGCAATCTGTTCAGATATTCCAGTACCTCCGTAAACACAAACTGATTTCGATGCCTTTGTTCCAATCGATAGAGATCCTCCGAACCCGCCGATCCAACGCCGATGGTGAGCTCCACAAAATACCTTAATCTTTAATCTTACGAGGCCAGTATTCCCAGCAGATTCTCCCAGTGGCATCCGGAACTGCATaaccttaaaaaacaaaataaattttcaataacatttatAATTAATACTAACCTTACAACTCCTACCGCCACCAAAAGGTAACTCCGGGATATTCCACAATGCCGATGAACCCGATTCCTTTTCCACGAGGATTCCGGTCTTCCGCGAGGTAACATTTTTTGTTCCCTGCGATTCCCGCTCTTGCTTTTTGTTGACTGGCAGTGAAGACACACGATACACTCGGATGCACCAAAATTGAGttaatttttaagattattaCCCGTatctttcaataatatttttatatcgTTTTAAGCGAAGACGCATAAAAAACGCAAAAGATTGTTGAAAATTAGAAGATACTAGAACGATTACACGAATAGTTACCATACATGTAATCAGAACAGAATAATATTAAAGATTAAGTGTATGATATTTGATCATGCGGGGGATCACTGGATAGTGGCGATAATTTTCTCCAGCTTACCGGAATCCTATAATATGATAGTGATATCGCTGGAATCTCGCGATGAGAATGACTTATCAGTGGATTTCGTCAAAGGTCGGCTCTTGGATGAGTGGCGTAGGCGTTGTGAAGATTCTATCCATCCTGAAACATCCAAACAAAAGGCTTCGATTACCACTACGAAGAGATCGAAGAAGTGTCATTACTGCGGCAACGAAGGTCATTTTCGCCGTGACTGCAGAAAGTTTAAAAGGGATCAAGAGCGAAGACAAGTCGATGACTCGACGAAGAAAAGTTATCAGtggaaaccaaaacaaaaagtggCTCAAGTTGAATCGTGTGGAGACGAATTTTGTTTTAGTCTGACGACAACAGAGCGAGATTTGTGGTTTTTTGACTCCGGGTGTACGACACATATGACGGGTGATGCAACGAAATTGTTTACAATTGACTCTTCACGTCGTGAACCGGTTATTTTGGCGGatgggaagaaaattttctccGAAGGAATCGGAAACAGTGTTATAAACGCAGAAGCTGAAAATGAAATAGTGATGAAGCTGACAGTGAAAGGTGTACTGCACGTACCAGCTTTGAAGAGTAACTTGCTGTCTGTCAGCAAAATCGCCGACGAAGGATGTGTAGTGAAGTTTGACAAAGCCGGATGTACAGTGACCAAGGATGGAAAAGTGGTTGTCACCGGTGGAAGGATCGGTAACATGTACCACCTGAACTTCCAGGAACGCTCACTTCTAGCTAAAGCCAATCATCGAGACAACTGTCTGCATATGTGGCACCGAAGATTGGGGCACCGCAACCCCGACGACATTCGCCGAATTGTCAAGGATCAGCTCGGTGACAACCtgaagcttgaaaaatgcaGCATCCGCTCTACGTGCACCGTCTGTTGTAAGGGTAAGTTAACACGTTTACCTTTTCCAAAGCAATCCGAGTCAAAATCTAAAGCAATTTTAGATCTGGTTCATTCAGATCTATGCGGCCCCATGGAGAATCCCACGCCGAGTGGTAAACGCTACGTGCTTACCTTGATTGATGACTTCAGCCGTTACTGTACAATCTTTTTACTCGAACGGAAGTCACAAACACAAGAAAAGATCGAAGAATTCATGAAGCTGATGAAGACGCAGTTCGGAAAGGTTCCGAAAATTCTTCGCACAGACGGTGGGGGCGAGTATTCAGGTGAAACGTTCAAACGTTTGCTACTGTGTAACGGTATCACGCTGCAACAAACTGCCCCGTACAGCCCACAGCAAAATGGGCAAGCGGAGAGGAAAAATCGGTCCATCATCGAAATGACCCGCTGCTTGCTGTTGGAGGCCAACATGGACAAACGCTACTGGGGTGAAGCAGTGCACACAGCCAACTACCTGCTCAACCGATTGCCTGCGTCTGCCACTGGTCGAACGCCATACGAACTCTGGTTTGACCGTAAGCCTAGCTATCGCCATCTTAAAGTATTTGGTACCCCAGCTTATGTGCACGTCCCAAAGGAGCGAAGAAAGAAGCTAGATGACAAGAGCGTTCGATTGATCTTCGTTGGATATGCGGAAGGTAGGAAGGCCTACCGGTTCCTGGACCCGTCTACGGAAAAAGTGACGATCAGTAGAGATGCCCGTTTTATGGAGGAAGCTGTTGGCGCCGAAACAAATAGTGAAGTGGTTCCTGAAGAAGTGGAAATCAGTGTTGATCGTTCTACGatcgaaaaagaagaagaaacaaTTCCTGAAGTGAGTGTAAACAATGACAATGAATCAGTGGTACTAAATGAAAATGACAACGAACTTTCTGATGATGAATATAACAGTGCAACAGATTTCGAAGGTTTTCACGAAGATGAATACCTTCGAAGATCTAAAAGAGTGAATAAGGGAAAACCACCAGTGCGCCTTGGAGAGGAGAGCAACGCAGCCTGTCTTCAGGAGGAGCAAGAGCCATCATCGTATCGAGAAGCTGTGTCCAGTGAGAGTAAAGAGCTGTGGATGAAAGCCATGAACGACGAACTGAAATCCCACCGTGATCTTAAGACCTGGGACCTCGTCAAACCACCGGTCGGTCGGAAGATCGTGGGGAGTCGATGGGTGTTCAAATTGAAGCGTAACGCTGACGGAGAACCCATCAAATACAAAGCCCGTTTAGTCGCACAGGGTTTCAGCCAGCAGCCCGGTGTGGACTTTGATGAAGTCTACGCTCCAGTGGCGAAGCAAGCCACACTACGTGCGCTATTAGCAGTTGCGAGCAGCAAGAAGATGACACTCAGACACCTGGACGTCAAAACCGCTTATCTGAATGGCGACCTTACCGAAGAAGTTTACATGCGACAGCCTCCCGGTTTCGCGGTGGAAGGCAAAAAGGACTTAGTTTGTCGTTTACGAAAAAGCATATACGGGCTTCGCCAATCTGCAAAATGCTGGAATAACCGTTTCGATGAAGTACTTAAGCAGATGGGTTTCAAGAGAAGctccccagacaaccatttggtgggtatttcgaattcgcaacgcaaatatacgtgcaaatatacgtgtaaacatatcgtatataatgtagcaaaaccagtatatacgtatcattttggaggccatataggtacattagcaaacatatttttgatttggattgtattaaattacgatttgcacgacttgtcatgcgcatcattcacgactaccctgattctttttggaatatactatgacaatttacatcatcatatagatgattgaggttgtaatatacgacatttttcgtaacaatagggaaagtttgacgacttatttggtcgtattttgcgacttgagtgcaaggcactcattttccgtcagttgagaaaaaataagattattattatttttgtattttaaaccaattggtttattcattttcaaaaaaaaataataataataagattatttcaaagaaatgcttttttttgctgccaaattcaagtttatatcgtacgaatttattatttgcctgacctggacttgatcccctgaccatacgatctgcagctcatgatggttcctcgacgctatctggaatatataaattcaaggggatttgcttcaaacacggagaaaaaagtatagtatttttaacaataacCCACTTtaattcaatcatatttctgattaattctcggctaactataaatATCAAACTTTCAATTATATATACAATTGATTATCGGATTGTTTTTTTGTGTCCAACAAtgcatataatagattcaattataccgatatgattgattttgcgcACTCAACTATAAATATCTTAGATTCTACTACATACGTATGATTGAATTTCTTCATTCTaccataaatatgatagattcaactttaattgtatgattgattcaattatatatatagtaaatttaattatacaaaaatagttgattcaattatatttgtaCTTGATTCAATTATTGTGTATTATagaattaaaagtttattttatttgatttatttcatatatataattaaccctccaaagccgttcgggtcaatatgacccgaagcgcacatttcaaacatctttatcatcattccaatatactgatgaactggtagttttgacagaccaagtgtgttctatgaaaatgacgatcaaattaacgccaaaaaactaaaatttgagtttttaaaatcggttcattgaaaaatgaaatacagctaagcaaagcaaaaactggatgtcgcttttttaaagtaagacttttttctaccggaagatctgtcatagtggtaaaaattttcattggaccccaacatatttatacattgtcggatagatggattcttgacaatttcaaacatcaatgaaacaattAAATACAggaaagctgtcagaagttatgagtattttaaaaataaaattgattttttggacttttaactttctgaaccagtttctgaaagcctggtaatacatatcaactttattttgaaatgttgagtaataagaataaattacctacacaatgaatataatatcatcaaaatcggttaacatttacagccaggagaacgaaatcaaattacaacgcatatttccccgaaacggatatttagcgaacggctttggaaggttaagaaaAGTTAGATTTCGGATGTTTTATAGGTTTTTACTAGGCTCAGAACCTTTAATTTTGGTTCCGAAATAAAAGCTAGCAAAAGAGTAGGACCAttgtatttcttaaaattaatttatcattttaatgtgtaaacaaacttaagcatagcatagcatagcattgggtgactacacacatcttgaattggcTGATACAAGAGGTACAACTAACAATCAAGCCCAACACTAGATGCCAAACATTTTAATGTGTAAACAAACTTAAACCTCCATAAAATAACCATTTCCAGAATCAATCGTGGCTGGTGATTCTggaaatgatgatgatggtgatggtaGTTAAAATCACCGAAGCGCGAGCTGCACCAGGACCTTCTTCTTCAGTTGGGTTATTTTGGATCCACTAGCTGGCAATCGACGAAGATGCCGAAATAGGATAGATTTCAGCACCGGCATTCCCGGAGCGCCGATCACTGCTAGAGTTGCTGGAAAGCATACGAGCGAATGGAACGCTTAATGGACGGAAACCGGATCCCCCGTTGCCACTGTATGGCATGTTGCCTTCGGTAGAACTAACGAAAACTTGCCTTCCAATAATGATGGCCGCAGCCGGTAGTGAAGCTTGATGAACGGTTGCAGTCACGGTTGATTCTACGGGGCCAACAGATGGGCAAATCGAAGTCAACTGAGCGGGCTGGGAATTCTCGATTACAGTAACTGTGACTGCTGGAATGTAGCTGCTGGCTGTGCTGTTCGTATCCTCTTCGAGTGCTAGCGGTGGCTTTTGGTTCGGCGAGTAGTCTGTGGTTGTTCCGATGATGGAAGGAGCTGACGATTCAGAAGTTGATGAAGAGGAATTTTGTTCCGGAGGAATCATTCGTGAACCTCTAGCTGCTCCAGTATTTCTTCCGTCTGCTTCCCGCATGCTACCTGCAATTACGACAATTCGGATGATTTGggaaaacacattttaacgATTAATATCAATTACCACCCGTATCCGAATCTGCAAGACTCATTTCTGgtacggaaaaaaaaatttgtcacctCCAGCCACGaatgtaaataactgaaatggCGGCAAGAGAAAAATCTAAACATTGATGCCAGTTAAACCAAATATATTTAttgtaaaatgctttaaatacACTCTAGTTTTATTAACTATATTTATGcttcaatacctagaatcaatcatacatttgtagttgaatctatcatatttacaattgaatcaattataccacaacagttgaatctatcatatttacagttgcatcaattataccactacagttgaatctattatatttatggttgaatgcctaaaatcaatgaaacaattgtagttgaatcaattataccactacagttgaatctatcatatttacagttgaatcaattatactactacagttgaatctattatatttatagttgaatgcctataatcaatcatacaattgtagttgaatctatcatatctacagttgaatcaattataccattacaattgaatcaattattccATTACAATTgattctattatattcatagttgattgcataaggtcaatcagcagtttgtaattgaatctattgtatttatagttgaatgcataaaataaatcatatagttgaatgcattatattgatagttgattgcgtaagaacaattagaagtttgtagttgaatctattataaaagtagttgaatgcgaaaaaatcaactgcatttcgattattggtataacaagctgaaataattggaacaactgtcgtcttttttctccgtgaaggcattaaaccaaaagcaaatcgtatatttctataaattaaatcttttaaatcgtagaacacgtcatcgatgatctaaaaatagaccaacactTTGAAGCCTtctttaatacgattccaatcatcgatgtcacATTATCATAatcgattttattgaatttttttgtattcttttacgattgccggcaaatacgttttacgaaaatcagacatgcgaattaatttgcaaaggtatacgattgcatgcacattattacgaatcaatgcagttatatacgttttttatttcgcattattttatgcatagcacgacaaaatctctcagtcacggctgatcaccgtatatcggtcgtttcacggattttgtgcgaattgtcgtacacaaaggtcgagtacatatgtacataattaagagtctctcttcttgtcgaaataaaatcatgcaatgcttttaaatacgataaagaatatgcatggaccgcacattgtaggtgcagatatacgaaaatgagtacccgaatagaattgtacaatgaaaaaaccatgaatttcatattcacaaaccataaattttatggTTTACACAATGCTTATTATCTtccacgataccgtgaatgcacattggaTTTCATAGTTTCCGACCATACATTTCACTGTTTcggcgaaaataaccatgaaaaaggggtattgttatgcagcgtgaccatgaaaaaaatggcgatttcccatacatccggaagctcaaaaatatgaagttcatggtgataacagcttccactttttcatagtaaaaccatgaaaattcatttaattaCATTGTTCTATCAAAGATGGAAATCAAGGTCTTTCTATGGTATAAAACTATTGTTTTAACCGTAAAATTTCATGGTTTTACTATGAATAATTTATTGTTtagaatattttgcaaaagttattacTTATTTCAAGGAATTTTATTCATGATTAGTTGTGCTTtggaataattttgatttacgTTTATTAAAAAGCACGACCAAACAGGAATATTATTCCTTGAAATAAGAATAACTTAAGCaaactgataaatttgaaaacgaaattcgaaataattttattatatattATAATTGTTTAACTCTCTGGTATGGTATAACTTAGATATGGTGCCTAACTTTTCTTGCAGCAGTTGAAAAAAACAAGACTTCTTCAAATTGTGCCATCCGGAACCATGGGTAGCAATAGTAACGAAAGCCGGTCTCCAGATGAAAATTCTTACCATAATTGCAAGGTTTCCCTTGTTTACCAGAGTTGTGTTTATTTTCCGTTGCTGTTCACGAGTTATGTTGACCAATCCATCCATGTTTCTAACCAGTCGCAAGCCGTCCGTTCGAAGATATTCTAAAGATCTCGATACAAATCTGCCGTTCGGTTTCTAACTGCTCTATGATTCAGGCCATTGGTTCGAGCAACCACCAGTGTGTCAGTCAGTTCATCGTTTCAGATCCGTACTTGGTTGAGGGGAACTGCAAGAGAACGACAGATGTAGACTATGTATTGTgagtttcaattatttttttaaaagataattTTGTCGCAATCCAAGcgacaaaacttttgaaatgttttgtgaaaaatatacaTGTATTCGATGCAAGAGGCATTGAAAAACATCCTAATCTTTTCTAACTAGAAATTTACCTTTTGGTAGAGTAACATCAAATACGATCGGATGGTTGTTCGGTAAATAGTTGATCTCACAAGTAGGAgcgttaataaaaataatcttaccATCGGAATTTATCCTGCAGCCTTCATGAACATGTCCAAATACGTGATACCGTGATTTGACTCGTTGCTGATCTGTTGTTAGCAACTCAACACACCCGGCGCGTACTTCCGAAGATCTCCATGACCAACGAGAGGCGTATGTGTTAACAAGATATCAACCTTTTCTAAAGTGTTCTCCCACTTTTCCAGGCAATCATTTTTGCCGCGCTTCACATTGAAGGCCCACTTGCAAAACTCCGCTTGCCAAGTTTAAGACTACACAACTCAATGCAATTATTCTGCAGGTAGGTGCAGTTGCTCAAGTGCTGTTAAAAAATTTCCCGTTTTCAAGACCTCCGTTAGGCTCtcctgaaataaataaaaattaggaaTGAAACATCCATATTCAATCATTTATTGAGATTGAAGGAAAGGTATGAATAAGACTTTACAAACCTTCGAATTACCAAGTGTTGGTATTTCGTCAAGAATGATAGAACCAGTTTTCTTGCAGCATCCTCCGGTAGCATTTTCAAAGGGTACATGAAGGTGTGATCGAAGCTTAAAAGTTCATGATTTTTCGCTGTGACCATTTTGTGTTTATGCggaagtttttctaaaaataaatttggttaGAAACATCATTTGGGTTCGAAATGCTACTTTTTTACCCAGCTTATTGTTGAAATCGAAGACCGCAACTTTCCGCACAGAGATATCTCCATCCGGAATGTCAAACTGGTTGGTTAGCGAGTGTGTATCCGACATCAAACAACCCGGATCTTGTTGGCGGGGACATTCCTAGTCGGAGGCTTTGCATCGATTCTGATGACATGCTGGGATTTAGAAAGTTCCTTCCAAGCGGGAGTTGGATCTTCCGTGAGAGGATGGATATCTACTTTAACGTTAATCCTTCCGGTTTGATACACGATAGCACTGGCACTGAATTAATCAAGTTTTTGTTACTTTAAAAAATGGCGCGGGCACGGAATCAAAATAAATCTCTacacgaaaaattgtaaatacgcaaacaatgcaaaattttgacaatgttcattttggtttggattttaATTTCACCATGAAATACacagtaacaataataatcacaAGAAAATTATTGTGGTACCGTACTTCTGTCATTTTCGGcaactatgaaatattttgaatttaagatataCTTCACGGTGACTTTGAAAATTATggtgatttcataattaaatgtgGTTGAAAGATATTAAGAAACTACGATGAAAttgattgttaaattgaaaatcattgttcaGTTATCTTAAtaccatggtctttgctattcgggtatgaataacattctatacgatgtaatctgtaaaagaaaatacgacttctggttgtctgggtctGCGGATCCTTGCCTCTACACAAAGGAGCGAAATGGTAAGCGAGGGTATATTTTGCTTTATGTCGATGATATTGTGGTGGGCTCTGAAGACGAATCCGAAATTGATAAGATACACGACGAGTTGAATAAGCATTTCGAGACGACTGCTTTGGGCGAGTTGAAGTACTTCCTTGGCTTGGAAGTGGAGCGGGTCGACGGTAATTACAGCGTGAGTTTAAGAGGCTACATCCAGCAAACAGCTCAGCGCTTTGGCCTAGGAGATGCCAAATCCGCTCGTACTCCGATGGAAGAATGCTATGGCAGAGAAGATGTTAAAAGTGAACTTCTACCAAATAACGACGACTATCGAAGCCTGGTTGGATCTCTCCTGTACATATCAGTCAACGCACGGCCTGACATCG is a window encoding:
- the LOC129754766 gene encoding probable ATP-dependent RNA helicase DDX46 is translated as MLPRGRPESSWKRNRVHRHCGISRSYLLVAVMQFRMPLGESAGNTGLVRLKIKVFCGAHHRRWIGGFGGSLSIGTKASKSVCVYGGTGISEQIAELKRGAEIIVCTPGRMIDMLAANSGRVTNLRRVTYVVLDEADRMFDMGFEPQVMRIIDNVRPDRQTVMFSATFPRQMEALARLILQKPIEIQVGGRSVVCKDVEQHVVVLEEDTKFFKLLELLGLYQELGSIIVFVDKQENADILLKDLMKASYPCMSLHGGIDQFDRDSTIIDFKQGRVKLLIATPVAARGLDVKQLILVVNYDCPNHYEDYVHRCGRTGRAGNKGFAWTFLTHDQGRFAGEIVRALELSGGTIPDDLRILWETYKTAQEAQGKTVHTGGGFSGKGFKFDEQEAAAVNERKKLQKAALGLQDSDDEDDLEQDIDQHIESMFATKRIVKEVEAPVITQTIAAPVPTTTNSDKLELAKRLASRINMQKNFGLEAKGATQQAAEAILKGGNTQQLITAKTVAEQLAAKLNNKLNYQPKDEEEPAPESNETVFRKYEEELEINDFPQQARWKVTSKEALAQISEYSEAGLTVRGTYVPPGKNPPEGERKLYLAIESCNELAVTKAKREITRLIKEELLKLQASSHHIINKSRYKVL